The following DNA comes from Mesorhizobium sp. B2-1-8.
CCATCGGCGCGAGCAGTAAGTACAATGTCGTACCTTCGCGCAGCTTTCGCCGCAGCGGCAACACGTGCAACCGCATCGTCAAATTCGCGGATCGGCTGGTCGGGATCCGGCCGCCTGTCTTCGATCGAGAGTCCCGCCAATCCTGCCTCGGCCGCGAGCCGAACAGTCTCGGCGATCCCGCCCTGGGTGTCTTCATAGCAATCCTCAAAATCGGCGGTGACCGGGACATGGCTCGCCGCCGCTATCTCGGCGGCATATGCCAAACTTTCGTCGCGGCTAACCTCCCTTGCCCCATCCCTCTTCCCTCTCGAAAAGGCATAGCCTGACGAGGTTGTCGCCAGCGCGCCAAAGCCCAGACCTACCATCATCTGGGCGCCGGCTACGTCCCAGGGATTAGGAACCAGGAAACAGCCCGATTTGTGAAGGATACGAAATTGCTCAACCTTCTCGGACCGGGAAATCACAATATCCTCGAATTGGACGACTAGTTATGCAGTTGGACACAGATGGTACAAACTGCCACCGGTGTATGCCAACCCCATTGCTCAAATCAAAATGCCGTTCGCACCCTGACCCGCAGAATCGTCAGCAAACTCAGTCCCCGCACC
Coding sequences within:
- a CDS encoding isocitrate lyase/PEP mutase family protein; this translates as MISRSEKVEQFRILHKSGCFLVPNPWDVAGAQMMVGLGFGALATTSSGYAFSRGKRDGAREVSRDESLAYAAEIAAASHVPVTADFEDCYEDTQGGIAETVRLAAEAGLAGLSIEDRRPDPDQPIREFDDAVARVAAAAKAARRYDIVLTARADGIGKGVYDVEEAVRRLRAFEALGAEVLYVPGVPDLVSLERICRSVSSPVNHVLGQGVSGLTFDQISKAGVRRISLGGSLARAAGGALLGICQEIARGDFTALETAPSWNRLRSPDSAT